A stretch of Microbacterium sp. 4R-513 DNA encodes these proteins:
- a CDS encoding SDR family oxidoreductase: MTMTYRGTTALITGASSGLGAEFARQFAARGADVVLVARREDRLAELAAALEAEFGTHATPIALDLADSDAVARLRAELDGRGIRVHSLVNNAGFGMKGAFAEADPARIAEMVQLNVAALVALTREFVPDLVRAGDGALVSIASTGAYQPCPNMAVYGATKAFVLSFTEALAYETRGSGLSVLAVSPGATRTEFFDVVGTEDAAVGRFQTTEQVVTRALRELDRANTPPSFVSGRLNALTARLVGWMPRRTTLAVSGRVLR; this comes from the coding sequence ATGACCATGACGTACCGCGGGACCACCGCCCTCATCACCGGCGCGAGCTCCGGCCTCGGCGCCGAGTTCGCTCGCCAGTTCGCGGCGCGTGGCGCCGATGTCGTTCTCGTCGCTCGCCGGGAAGACCGCCTCGCGGAGCTGGCGGCCGCCCTCGAGGCCGAATTCGGAACCCACGCGACGCCGATAGCCCTGGACCTCGCTGACAGCGATGCCGTCGCCCGGCTGCGCGCAGAGCTCGACGGACGAGGCATCCGTGTTCACTCCCTCGTGAACAACGCGGGATTCGGCATGAAGGGCGCCTTCGCCGAGGCGGATCCCGCGCGCATCGCCGAGATGGTGCAGCTGAACGTCGCGGCGCTCGTCGCTCTCACGCGCGAGTTCGTTCCCGATCTCGTGCGGGCGGGCGACGGGGCGCTCGTGAGCATCGCGAGCACCGGCGCCTACCAGCCCTGCCCGAACATGGCCGTCTACGGTGCGACGAAGGCCTTCGTGCTGAGTTTCACCGAGGCACTCGCGTACGAGACCCGCGGGTCGGGGCTGTCGGTGCTCGCGGTGAGCCCCGGCGCGACCCGCACCGAGTTCTTCGACGTCGTCGGCACCGAGGACGCCGCCGTCGGCCGCTTCCAGACCACGGAGCAGGTCGTGACGCGCGCGCTCCGCGAGCTCGACCGGGCGAACACCCCGCCGAGCTTCGTCTCGGGTCGCCTGAACGCGCTGACGGCGCGCCTGGTGGGATGGATGCCTCGGCGCACGACTCTCGCCGTCTCGGGCCGGGTGCTCCGCTGA